In Clostridium sp. SY8519, one genomic interval encodes:
- a CDS encoding phage holin — MSKINWKVRSRSPQFWIGMVGVVASPVLAYFGLSYKDLTTWDSVSNVFMQFVRNPYLIGTVAVAVLSALGVITDPTTKGITDSNRSMAYEYPKDDYAYVDRDDEDRSDDVDEDK, encoded by the coding sequence ATGAGTAAAATTAACTGGAAAGTAAGAAGTCGCAGTCCGCAGTTTTGGATTGGGATGGTTGGTGTCGTGGCATCGCCAGTATTAGCATATTTTGGGTTATCTTATAAAGACCTGACTACTTGGGATTCTGTATCGAACGTATTTATGCAGTTCGTACGGAATCCTTATTTAATTGGAACTGTTGCGGTTGCAGTTCTGTCCGCTCTTGGTGTTATTACTGACCCGACGACTAAGGGTATTACTGACAGCAATCGGTCTATGGCGTATGAGTACCCGAAGGATGATTATGCTTATGTAGATCGTGATGATGAAGATCGGAGTGATGATGTAGATGAAGATAAATAA